caaataactttattatacataaattattaattattgctTACTTACAacttaagtatttaaaaaaaacttaattagtATTACTTTAATTAAATGTAAATAGTAAAGTATGTATTAATGTAatttatataatgatataaactatcatatgatttatgatatattattaattgatagcatatatatttaacattttatatgatcaatgataataaattatatgaaaattacataattaaataatataattattatataaaataatatattatatatatatataaatatttaaaaaataaataaatataattcaattagttgTAATCCAatttgtccaaaaatcacaaactctAAGACCGGATCAAAACCAACCACTTGCAGTTTTGGTCTAGTCCAAACTAAACTAGCTGGTCTTATCAATTTTTTCGATCTGGACCGAAATTACTTCACCCCTACATACAACTCATGATTTAGGCAGTTTGGTTATATAAATCATtccatcattataattttctcaaaatctcatataaaatataataaataattgaattttttcaaatattaaaataaaaataatattttattttatttcatctaatcagtGTAATCAAACGAATTAATCAAGATGATTGAGGGCTTGTTTCCATATATCACTGGTATCTCAGGAAGTGCCTATGGACAAGCTTACTCCTACAAATAGGCTTGATAAAATGGACCTGTTGGATGAATAACCACGTGAGTGGAAGCAACATGTTAATCGGGTATATATACTTTTGCCCACGAAGTTGCGGGGATCGCGAGGGTCGGGATTTCATGTCATATATCTGATGAAAAAGATAAATACTTCCATATTATCAACCGTCATATTAAGGATATGTTTGagaatttagatattttattactatttataaacagtcaattactatttattgttatttataaataatttaagatattcTTAACATCTAAAGACTAAACGTATCTAATTGATATGTCAtacttttagaatttttttttttaaacagttaAGTTCTAAAATTATGTAAGATACTACGCATAAATCagtatgaataaaaataaaatataagatgaaaaataatatttttaatataaaatgaaaaacttgGACTATTTACTGTAAATTTGTCGCACGAAAATAAGAAATCATCACTATGACGTATGAGGAAAGTTAAAAGGATGACAGCGGTGAATGGTCTGCCTAAGATCCGGTGTGGCACACTGATCCTAAAAACCATTTTCCTGAATCTATGAATGGAGAACGTCTAAAGTCAAGCTGCATGTGTGAATTTAATCCGTCTTTCAACGAGGTACATGGCTGTAGTCATGAATTTAGATCTAAGATTCAAGGACTGAGTGAACAGCAATTAGCCAATAAACTCGGTGGAATTAAGATCTTGAATTTAAACTGCAAGCTGTACTGCATGATATGTCcaaaattagaaatataataaataattatatttttttaaattttaaaataataatattattattaaaaaaataatattataataatatttttttcaacttttaatttttatttaaaattatcttatatcatctcactatctaaactacACTTTATCCTTAAAACTCGAAGATGTGATTTTGTAAAGTTAAATAAAGAGatatcaagatttttttttttgattgaaaagaaaagaaaaaaatgaaaataactatttttattttctaaaaataatgtCTTGACGTGCCACAgatgataagaaaatatttcactcaaattcttatttaaataaatgtttCGAGTGAAAGcaagataaatatatgaaattgatggtacaatatttatgattatttgtATGAATTTCTTGAGTAGTAATAAATTCAGTAAATACCCTAAGGTCTATttcatctatatatttttttaaaagttactCAAGTTTAGTTAAGTAGTTTTAGATCCTTATAGATAAAGAAAAAATGGGTTGAGTTATCCGTAATTATCATTTGCATAGCAATGCTTACACAAAATAAACGTAATATCGAagtcttttcaattaaattaaagacTAATTCAACGCAATCGATTAATAATATACAGAAAAAATGTAATAAGAAGCAAACTTATATCTGGACATTTTCTGATTCGTGTTTCCATTTTAAATCTGATTTTACGCATGTGGGTCGGCcaaataagatttttaataagaatatatctgattacagaataaaaagaaaataaaaaagatatgaGTTATATCTATCATATTTGAATTGCGAGTCAAAATGGAATAAGTTGGAATAAAAgttaagaattaaataaaatattatttttaaaattattattttaaaaaattattaaattatttattatattttatataaaaattttgattgaCAGCCTCCCAATCCAAACCGACAAATAATGAGCAGCTAAACTTAACGGGTAATTGTGTATTTGCCTTCAAAACTCCTCTTTTAAAAGAAGATTCCCCCTCGTGAAAGTTCCACGTAAGTTCCTCCTCCTCATTTGCTTTCAAAAGTCTTTAGACAGCTTTCAAGTCAGGAAttgtctttttccttttctttttctttttttttttggtttttgggcatattttcatgtagaGTTTATGTATGTAATGTATGCCACCGACCATTGATAACAGACAACCACTGTTCCTTTAGCACGACattctttaaataaataaatagtagaaaaaccatataaatatatatatatatatatggaattaataaataaataaataaacctagGCGACATCCCTCCATGATCTACCCTTGCAAATAGCACCTGACATgtttatttacaaatcatttaaaatttcaaGAGTTGTACAATTATGATTAATACGATAAGTAATtaagttaatattattttataattaatatatgatacGCCAGTAATATTATATAACTGTTATATTAAGCAGTAGcagaaatttataatataaaaacataagaaatttacgacgtaatattttaattataatttatttcgagtattcaaacaaaagtaaaataaaaattggagaGCAAAAAGATACGCTTGCTCTTTATTTCCACGCGACGACGGCCACCATTTTTACTAATTTCCCAAAGGACCCCGACCCTTGAAAcgagaaaaatagaaataataatcttttttcaagtttttaacttgTCGACCATTTTCCTTCCTCTCTTCTTACTGCTCTCAAACCCTGTATTATGGATATGAGCATCCTCTTCAAACCTTGTATGGAGATGAGCATCCTCTCCAAGCCTCAATCTTTTGCGCGAACATTTTtccaaaatcacatcttttgcTGATCTGGGTCTTTGACAGTTTTGGTGCAGACAACAGCTTCCAGCCTTCCACCGCTTTTTGGCCTCAGTTACTTCACTCTGAAACCGTTCATAGGAACAAACCCGTTTGTTTCTCGCGATTTTAATGGCTTCCTGATTATACCATAAACAGATTCTGAGAAATGGGGTTTTCTTTTTACACGCGTAACATCGATGTGTGTTTATGAGGTTAGCTTcatttttgttctctctctctctctctgctagCCAGTAACATATGTTCTATCTCAAGTTTCTGCTTTCTGAGAAGATAAATTCCTTGTGTGGTCCGCCGAGAATTcgtagaaaaaggaaataaattattattctttcTTCATAGATATCTCGTTTTTTGAGAACTGAGAAATTGAAGAACTCTACTCCCCTTAAGAACAATCGGGTGCAGATTAGGCCACCATTTCATTTTCTGGAAACGGTATGTAAGATCCACTGTTTGGTTGTTTCCTTTACTCGGTTTTCTTAGCTACCAAATTCTGGATTATTATGCaactgtttttctttgttttgtcaaAGTGAACCCGGCCCCCAAAACATGTAGCATCTCTCTGTTTTGGTTTCGATCGTGAAATGGATTCCTTTTCTCTAGTTGGATTTTGACTTAATTCGTTGTTTTATTagtaggcttttttttttttttttttttttaattcatatgGTCTGTTCAGTTGAATATGGTTTTTTAAAGAGCATGGCTTGGTTCGGGATCctctatttcatttttctttttagcctTTGATTTTCCTGTTCGCGATATATTTGTTTCCGATGGTTACCCCTTGTATGGTGTGGATACTATTGATGCTTGAATTGGTTgcccaaaaaggaaaaataggaGGCCAACTAAAATTAGGAATATGAATATTGTTAAATAGGACACCGTAAGCATAACACACAAAATGGATTTGATAGATTTTCATCAATTTATTCCAAAACAATATGATCATAAAACAGTGAGTTTaagcttgtatttattttaattttcatatgtTGTAATGATAGGATgtatgttttttagtttttctgtATTCCCTTTTTTCAAAGCAAGGTTGAGCAGATGTCCTCTTCCTTACAGATTGTTGGCTTTGGCTTGGGTTTTATGTCGCAACTGAGGTCATCATTCTCAACTCCATTTCATTCTTGGCAGGATGTAAACTTATTTGAGTCCCTTTTGGCTCGTGGAATGGAGCATATGAATTTTTGtgttatcttttaaaatttgcaGTTAGTTAGTACAGTTTAACTTAGGCCTTTGAGTTTATCTACTTGACCTTGCAGAAATCTTCACAAGTTGATCAAAACTTTCTTTGGGAAGTTTGTTTATCATGGGTAGAGGTAGAGGAAAAGGGAAGAAGCAAACTTCTATTGCCACTCGTGAGGATCCTGAGAGTGGTGAAGAGGGAAAAATTCCAGCATTCAGGAGAAGAGGAAGGCCTCAAAAACCATTtaaggatgaagaagaagaagaagaagaagaagtagataACGCTGAAAAGACAAAGGAAGATGGTGAGGATGCTAAAGGTAATATTTCTAGAAAAGATGTGAAAAATCAGGCTACCGTAGAGAACGGTCGGAAGAGGAAGAGATCTGCCCAGGTCAATGAAAATATAGATTCAGTTGGAGTGGAGAATGGCATTGGAACAAAATCAAGCCCTGACAATTCACTGAAGTCTGTCGGATTTCGACAAAATGGAAGTAGGAGAAAAAACAAGCCTCGACGGGCTGCTGAAGCTGGTTTTGAGTGCAAGTGAGCTTGGATCAGCTCTAATGATGGCTGTGTACCCTCACCCTCAGAGAAGTCACAATAGTGACCTACATATGGTTTCCTGTAATTCATTTGTTATgtgtttttcttgtttgttttagTATCTGGGCTTCTATTCCTCCTTGTGAATGATTTTGATCGGGAGGTTTTTGAGCGGGTTTTACTTCCTGAATTTTCATGAACCTAGCgcctttaaaaaaagttttgctactTTACTGCTATTTGCCTTCCATTATGAGTGACCAGAAGCTTCTATTCCCCCCCCACCAATGGATGTTTCTGTTACTACATTACTCTGAGTTTGTACAATTCAATTACCTGGTTTCGATTtcgctctctctttctttccttcctccACTGTTGGGCTTCATGGGAAATAGAGCACAGAATTTGCGCAGCTTTGTATGACGAATGAGCACATTCAAGAAATCCGGTAAGTTAGTCGTAATATAAGAGTGCTCAGGTTTTCACTATATCTTAAATGCTGCAGCAGTGGAAATGAGTGCTTTGATGTGGGTTGGGGCTCAGAGAATTGAACTGAAGTGTTGGATCTGGAAAGTAAAGGATAAATTTTGTGGCTTAACACTGGCTAATTGAAGCACTGATCATAGATATGACTCTTGCAACGGATGGCTGTAACATAATATATGTTGCTGAGCCACAAATGGTAAATGAATCCCTTCTTACAACATGCAGCGAGATACGCATTCAGGCTTGGACTCTTTTATGACATGGGTCCTCAAACAATTCAACCAATAAAGTGAGGTAAGTAATGAAGATTACatgtttctttttaatattttatttgtcttttaaaattttcttctgcATTACTGTGCTGCCAATTTTGTTGTAATAGATGCATTTGCATTTAGAAGTGGTGGATGCATATCCTGCAACACATTGGATGCCATAGTGATCTCACAAATACCACAAAATATATGATTTCCCTTCCCTACATATGGAGGAAACGTGTAGCAGACCTAACAAGTTGTTGATAAGTTTAATGGTTGGTGCAAATTGATTTTGGTTTATTTGGAACATTCTTTCTAGTCCTTCAATAAATATGCGGttcttggtttatttttatCCCAAGTCCTGACAATTTAGGGATGCGAATGTCTGGCAAATTTGGATGAAATGTTATGGGTAACCTTCTTTGGAGTGATCATTCCAGCATAGTAGGATGCTGAGGAGAGCATATTTGGATTGTCCTGCTTCTCAGAGTGATCAAGATCCTCTCCTTGGTTTATTCTAAGTATGAGTTCAATTAAAGCAACTGAACTGACTTGTACACATGATTGATGTGGTACTAACACTTCCTGACTTCCATACTCGGGGAAGCGTTTTGTGTGGCTTTTTAATAAGTATGTTGGCATGGCATGTTGTCTAGTACTTTCTTGGTGTTCACgctgcttcttcttctcctcattAACATATGATGTTGAGGTACAAGCAAAAAAAATGTTGATCGCATCGTGCTGAAGGATAGGTAGTTTAGATGGTTTGTTTGTCCACAATGGAGACCAGACCGTTGGTTTTCCCAAGTTGAACGTGAAATATTGTGAGGTTGTGAAGCCATAGAATTAGAATCAGCAGCCAACCCCAAGTGTTTGGGATTCGTTGACGATGCATGTAAGACAAAGGGTTGTATCCTTCCACTTTCTTGATTGAATCGtttgcttttaccaagtttaaATCTCGCATCAGTGGATGACGTGCACAATTTCTTCATTCTTGATTCATTTTGTATGTTGTTGGGAAGATAGGACCATTGATTCGTTAGATGTGCAACTGGCTTTTTCATTTGCTCATGCACCGGATTAGGAGAATCAGGTACACAtttcgttttattttattaggtcTTTGCGGCTTTTCTTCATTCCATTGGAATCTCGAGACTAGGTTGGACCTCTAAAGAAGAGACTAGGACCCGAATGGGGCTGCTTTAGTAGAGGATAGTAGTAATTGGCTGTTTCATGATGGTTAGTTCACACTCTTAGGTTCTGTTTGGATGctaagtgtatactaggtgatctataaatagtaataaaataatttgtgaatagtagtaaaataataacgAATAGTTTGTAAATTGTTGTAGTCTGTAATATTTGAGAATGTTTATATTTTCAAGGAATGCTAGAAATACAAAGGGATCCTACATACTGATGTGGCACAATATTAGTATGCCATGTGTCCATTTTTCCTAGCATGTTTTCccactttccctctctctcttctttccccGTGCACCCTCTCCCCTCAACAGCGGCCCCTCTTCCCTATGCGCCCCCTCCCCTCAGCAGTGCCCACCACCACCACAGCTTGTCAACGACCACCACCTGCGGCCATTCCCCCCTCACCTACTCTCCCTCTTCCCCTCGCTGCTCTCCCTTCCCATCTCCCTTCTCCCTTTCTCTTCCAGCCTGCAAGCACAACCTGTCGCCATTGCCATCGCTGTTGCCCACAGCCCATCGCCAACAAACTACTGTCCATCCTtcagtctctctctccctttctcttccaGCCAACAAGTTGTGTAGGTCTTGGGTCGTCGTTACCCATCTCCCTCCTCTTTTTCTCAGATTGTCGTTACCCATCTCCCCCCTCACCACTGCCACAGCTCATTGACAGTCGCCACTTCGGTCTTGCCCCGGAGTCTCCTGCCCATCATGGGGACCATGGTCGCATGCGGGGAGGGGGCACAGAGTGAGGGCAAGGGCGAGCACGAGaggggaggggaaaaaaaaaaaaataggagacGTGGCACATTGGAAGCATGCCATATTAGTGTGTTAGATTTTTTATGTGGGGTCATTTTGTGTCTATAATATTTTCCTATTTCCAATATGCCCTTAGTGATTAGGAGGAGGCAACCAAACCTCCAATGATGGTTCAACCATGTTGGAGCTTGGTGTATCCCTTGGCCACTTCCTTCCTAGAGACTACCATGACAGTGAATGCCCGGAGAGgaacacaaaaacaaaacagcCATGTCAGATTGTATCAAGAAGCCCAACCATCAAATCCCAACAGGGTGTCTCATGACTCGAGAATAATATAGTCTAAAGGTAGTTTTGAGTTGAGTGATATTCGGCTGGGCCGTTACTTCATCTCTTTGGGCTTGCTGGGTCTAAGTCCTATTATGGCTCACTTTGCTAAATCTTAAATGTCCGCTAATGCAAtcacctttttttaaaaaaaaaaaaatatatatatatatatattttaaatacacAAAGCACTACTATcgattgttttaaaaattataaaaaataaaaataaaataaaatatacgaaCGGTCAAATTTAGGGGACAAATTagtattttctaaaaaattaatgctactcgttattattatttttaaattttatattaatcaaACAAGTTCATAAGATgcgttttaaatatttttatacatcaatcaattatatattaaacctAACTCATTCCTACCAAACATTCACAAACACTTCCTATTTTGAGTAATGCCACATTTATACTGAAGAGACCTCAattcttttgggaaaaaaaaaagtagtattcactaaaaataattattttaagtgggtttcaatattttttttttcccccaaaaaACTTGCGTGAACTTATATatcaacaaatcatttttcttctttttaaaaaaaaaaaaaaaatcatttttcttctttttgtgttGGTAGGAGGTCAATATGTCTATATTGCATCGATTTTACGAGATTTTGGAAAATCTAACGTAGTTGTAGAATAGTATTGTGTGTAACAAGTTATGGTGCAGTTGTTGTACACGTTTTATGGGATGGTCTTGCGAACCAatatctcctttttttttttttttaaagcaccGGGTGTTTAAGAATAGTGTTGTAATTAATTCTAAGACTGTAATAATGCAAACGAaaaattcttcaaaaaattGTTGACGTTTAAGAGAATTTAAACTTTAGGGAGCATACCCCAATTCCAAAGCTATTATGCTATTGGTCTAGATCGCGTAAATAAGTGATTCAGAACTTCTAGGAATGCACATGCTTTAGTCGTTGAACTCTTGGGTTTGGTGTTCATCCCCATAAATACTAGTATTTGTAGTGATCCTTTGAACCCATCCATTAGTCAAAGCAGTCAAGCACAAGGAAGAGACGAGGGTGGGTCACATCCTCCAATGGACCTCTAACCTACCCCAAACCCAATATCTTATACATATCGGGTCGTTTTAGAAAtagattataatttaatttatataaataattttaattatatgataGAATGAGAAACaccatattatttatattt
This sequence is a window from Carya illinoinensis cultivar Pawnee chromosome 9, C.illinoinensisPawnee_v1, whole genome shotgun sequence. Protein-coding genes within it:
- the LOC122275720 gene encoding uncharacterized protein LOC122275720, giving the protein MGRGRGKGKKQTSIATREDPESGEEGKIPAFRRRGRPQKPFKDEEEEEEEEVDNAEKTKEDGEDAKGNISRKDVKNQATVENGRKRKRSAQVNENIDSVGVENGIGTKSSPDNSLKSVGFRQNGSRRKNKPRRAAEAGFECK